TGATAAGATGGGAAGAAGTGCTGCTGAAATCCTCGGCGTCCCTTGTCTAGGAACCATTGGTGCTCTTCTCGAGGGACTATACAACTCAACTCTGGACTATGATGAATTTGTCGCGCTTCTCGATAGAATGATTGACTCGGGTTTCAGACTTGACTCGAAGGTCTACAGACGCGCAATGAATATGGCAAAGAGTCTGGGTAAGAAGTGATCTGGCATAATGCATGTACACAACAACAGACATGGCGGGAACCATGAAGTTACAATACGGCGTGAGCACGAGGATCATCCGGATGCCGTGCATGGCGGCGCGACCGTGAGAAAGAAGGACCATTGGCAAACAAGACCCACATAATGCGTCATACATTTCTTTTCTCGATTGCAAGAGTGACTAGGTTGATGTATGGGATACGGCTGCGTTTGGAATACTTTTAATAGCGAACTAGACTCGTCACAGACAATCTGGTGATGAAGTCCACCGCGATATCATCGAAACCGCCTTGGGCTGATGACTTCTTTTGGACGGTGTTGAATCATGCGTGACATAGTACTTGTAGGACTAGGTGGGTTTGTTGGAGCTGTACTGAGATATATCCTCTCAGGGGTACTCCAGACTGAAGGGGAATCATTTCCTGTGGGTACTCTATTTGTGAATTTCACCGGGACATTGATACTGGGATTCGTGGTCTATTCAGCAGAATTCCTCGATTTCATATCTCATCATATGGGCCTTTTTCTCACAATGGGGGTTTTGGGAGCATTCACCACTATGTCAACGTTTGGTCTCGAAGCTTTCAGGATGTTCGAGAGCGGCAACTACGTCTCTTTAGCTGTGTATATCGTTGGAACAATTGCCCTCGTCTTCATAGGGATGTTCATTGCAAGGAACTCTGCCCATGTTCTATGCTCGATTCATCTGGAAAACTAGTGTGATTCTCTCAACCCGTAGAAGTTGAGCGCTTCGAAAATAAGTCCAAGTACCCTACTGCAAAACAGATGGTTCTAAGATGATTGCCCAGTTTTATCCGAATGATGCGTGGGTGAATATGATATACTTGCGCGTTGCAGCGGCCAATCTGTTTGCCAAGCACATCAATAACTTCGCAAAGAAGATCAGGGAGATTGGACCGAATCCGATTCGGCTGTGATAACAGATTCAGTCACTCAACCGTACGAAACGGGTTATCAGGAAATTTTACAGAACTCTTAGCCTTCT
Above is a window of Candidatus Thorarchaeota archaeon DNA encoding:
- the crcB gene encoding fluoride efflux transporter CrcB, whose product is MRDIVLVGLGGFVGAVLRYILSGVLQTEGESFPVGTLFVNFTGTLILGFVVYSAEFLDFISHHMGLFLTMGVLGAFTTMSTFGLEAFRMFESGNYVSLAVYIVGTIALVFIGMFIARNSAHVLCSIHLEN